Proteins from one Chryseobacterium shigense genomic window:
- a CDS encoding transposase: MSTRRKFSKDFKSKVVLESLKERETIEQLAKKYELQPSQISLWKSQALSNFSNVFQSDSSNEKEKQIDTEKLYAQIGQLKVENDFLKKNLR; the protein is encoded by the coding sequence ATGTCAACAAGGAGAAAATTTAGCAAGGACTTCAAATCAAAAGTCGTTTTAGAATCATTAAAAGAGCGAGAAACAATAGAGCAATTAGCAAAAAAATACGAATTGCAGCCCTCTCAAATTAGTCTTTGGAAATCTCAAGCATTGAGCAATTTCAGCAATGTTTTCCAGTCGGATTCTTCAAATGAAAAAGAAAAACAGATTGATACGGAGAAACTTTATGCCCAAATAGGACAACTAAAAGTAGAGAACGATTTCTTAAAAAAAAACTTGCGATGA